A window of the Rhodoferax sp. GW822-FHT02A01 genome harbors these coding sequences:
- a CDS encoding formate--tetrahydrofolate ligase translates to MALSDIDIAQAASLVPVIQLARERLGIPAEALEPYGHYKAKIDLGWLDRHPGPDGKLILVTAISPTPAGEGKTTTTVGLGDALNRIGKKAVIALREPSLGPVFGMKGGAAGGGYAQVVPMEDINLHFTGDFSAIALAHNLLAALLDNHIHHGNALGLDVRRITWRRVMDMNDRALRNIVVSLGGPGNGYPREDGFDIVVASEVMAIFCLATSRRDLKERLGNIIVGYTREQLPVRARDLQAHGAMAALLKDAIKPNLVQTLENNPAIIHGGPFANIAHGCNTITATRAALKLGDYVVTEAGFGADLGAEKFIDIKCRKSGLRPDAVVVVATVRALKHHGGVDAKNLNVPDLAALERGMANLERHVSNVRNHYGLPCVVSVNHFTSDTTEEIDLLRSSMERLGVPMVVARHWADGSKGAEELARKVVKIAEAGTARMSYVYEDSDSLWDKMKAIATKVYGAADINADAAIRARIQKLQDDGYGHYPVCVAKTQYSFSTDPKLRAAPSGHVVNIREVRLAAGAEFVVMICGDIMTMPGLPREPSSMRIDVDDDGKISGLF, encoded by the coding sequence GTGGCACTTTCCGACATCGACATTGCGCAGGCTGCAAGCCTTGTTCCCGTCATACAACTGGCCAGGGAGCGGCTTGGCATTCCGGCCGAAGCGCTGGAGCCCTATGGTCACTACAAGGCCAAGATTGATCTGGGCTGGCTGGACCGGCATCCCGGCCCCGACGGCAAACTCATTCTGGTGACGGCCATCAGCCCGACTCCCGCGGGCGAAGGCAAGACCACTACCACAGTCGGACTGGGCGACGCGCTCAACCGCATCGGCAAGAAGGCGGTCATCGCCTTGCGCGAACCGTCGCTGGGGCCGGTGTTTGGCATGAAGGGCGGCGCCGCAGGCGGTGGCTATGCGCAGGTGGTTCCCATGGAGGACATCAATCTGCACTTCACCGGCGACTTCAGTGCCATCGCATTGGCGCACAACCTGCTTGCCGCATTGCTCGATAACCACATCCACCACGGAAATGCCTTGGGGCTCGATGTGCGCCGTATCACCTGGCGCCGTGTGATGGACATGAACGACCGGGCTTTGCGCAACATCGTGGTGTCGCTGGGTGGCCCAGGCAATGGCTATCCGCGCGAAGATGGTTTTGACATCGTGGTGGCGTCCGAGGTCATGGCCATCTTCTGCCTGGCCACCTCTCGCCGGGATTTGAAGGAGCGGCTGGGCAACATCATCGTAGGTTACACGCGCGAACAGCTGCCAGTGCGCGCACGCGATCTGCAGGCGCACGGCGCCATGGCGGCATTGCTCAAGGATGCCATCAAGCCCAACCTGGTCCAGACCCTGGAAAACAACCCAGCCATCATCCATGGCGGCCCATTCGCCAACATTGCGCACGGCTGCAACACCATTACCGCCACGCGCGCTGCCCTGAAGCTGGGTGACTATGTGGTGACCGAGGCGGGCTTTGGCGCCGATCTGGGGGCAGAGAAGTTCATCGACATCAAGTGCCGCAAGTCGGGCCTGCGGCCGGATGCGGTGGTGGTGGTCGCAACCGTGCGTGCGCTCAAGCACCATGGCGGCGTGGATGCCAAGAACCTGAATGTGCCCGATCTGGCAGCCTTGGAGCGAGGCATGGCCAATCTGGAGCGGCACGTGAGCAACGTGCGCAACCACTACGGCCTGCCATGTGTGGTGTCGGTCAATCACTTTACCTCGGACACGACCGAAGAAATCGATCTGCTGCGCTCCAGCATGGAGCGGTTGGGCGTGCCCATGGTGGTGGCCAGGCATTGGGCCGATGGCTCCAAGGGCGCCGAGGAATTGGCGCGCAAGGTGGTGAAGATCGCAGAGGCGGGCACAGCACGCATGAGCTATGTCTATGAGGACAGTGACTCCTTGTGGGACAAGATGAAAGCGATTGCCACCAAGGTGTATGGCGCTGCAGACATCAATGCCGATGCGGCCATACGCGCGCGCATCCAGAAGCTGCAGGATGACGGCTATGGTCACTATCCAGTGTGCGTGGCCAAGACCCAGTATTCGTTTTCCACCGACCCCAAGCTACGCGCGGCTCCCAGCGGTCACGTCGTGAATATCCGGGAAGTGCGGCTGGCGGCCGGAG